Part of the Paenibacillus terrae HPL-003 genome is shown below.
TCTGGCAGCAGCTTGGCGATATCGCCTGAGCGGTACATTTTTTCACCGGGAACAAATGGGTTGTCCACAAACGATTGTGCTGTCCGTTCCGGCTGATGGAGGTAGCCATGAGCCAGTGCTGGCGTAGCAATACATACTTCTCCCGGAATGTTAATCGGGCATAGCTTGTTATCATCATTGACGATATAGACTTTGTAGTTGTAGATCGGCTTACCGATCGGGATGTTGACGACGTGCTCAGGCACAGCACCACGAACCCGGTGGGTCGTCGTTGCTACGGTGCACTCAGTCGGTCCATACACGTTAACGATGTCTGTATCTGTACCGAATTTGCTTTGGAACGCCCGGACTTGTGAGCCGTATAGCGCCTCGCCTGCCACGGTGACAATTCGTACCTTAGCCAATTTGCGGTAGCCCTCGTCCGACAAATACGTGGATAGCTGATTAAAAAATACGGTTGGCAAGATGGTAATGATCGTCGTGCCTGTGCGTGCGATGGCTTCTGCGAATTCTTCAACAGACACGCGTTCTTCGGAGGACAGCAGGTACAGCTTTGCACCGTAGAACAAGGCTCCAATCGTATCCCAAACGGATGCATCAAAACTATAGGTGGCGAATTGAGTTAATACATCCTGAGGCGTAATGTCGCAATCGCGCTGTACGACAGCCCCCAGGTTAACGACGCCACGGTGAGCGATCAGGGCACCTTTCGGCTTGCCTGTCGAGCCGGACGTATAGATTACATAAGCGAGATCATCTGGTCCTACGTTAACGTTTGGATTGCTTGCAGCATAGCCTGCCAAAGGCCCGTTAATGGCCAAAATTTCTTTTACCGTCTCAATGGAGCCGCATAGTTCAGCAGCTTGCCCGGCGAGCGCGGAGGTGGTGAGGACGAAGGGAGAACGCGTGTCCTCGACGATGTAGCTACTCCGGTCGGCTGGATGGGCTGGATCGACGGGTACATATACGCCCCCAGCTTTCAGGATACCAAGCAGAGAAATGACGGTTTCCAGGCTTCGCTCCATGAAAATGGTCACGAATTCGCCCTTGGCAAGACCTTTGGACAACAGCACACGTGCGACTTGATTGGCACGTTCATTAAGCTCACGGTACGTATATTCCCCGGCGTGGGAAGCGATGGCCGGACGATCAGGATATTGCGAAGCGGCTTCCTCGAACATTCCATGAATGGTCTGATGCTCAGGATACTTCACAACTGTATTATTTAAGGCTTCATGAGCTGCTCGATCTGCTTCGGATAAGATGTCAATCGAATCGACAAGGGCATGGCTGTTGGTGAGTGCGCCACGCAGTAGTAATTCGAAGTATTCTGCATACCGGACAACCGTTGTTTCCAGAAGAAGTGAATCATCATATCGAATCTGGATTTGGTAAGTGCCGTTGCTCTCGATGACAGCCCAATCCATGATACGAGGCTCTGCGCCTTCATCTGCCAGCAGATTTACCGAGAACGAGGTATCAGCTTGCGGGTCTGCCAGATAAGCATGTGGTTTATGGAGCATGTCCTGAAACAAGCCTGTTAGCTCATGGAAAGTAGTATTCTTTTCCATCGTCAGCGAAGCCGTGAGTACACCAGGTTGAGGCACCAAAGTAGAGAAGGAGACTTCTTCTTCTGCGGACAGACGATGCAACCATGCCGCATACACAGACAGAAGCAGAGCATGTTGTTCTTCCGCCGTCGTTTGCTGATGCAACAGCTTCGAAATGGATGGTTCTAACTCTACCTGATAAGCAGAGTATGTATACTTGCGTTGCAGACGTGCAAAATCCAAAGGAACCAGGAATGGGGATGGCGCTGTTTGTGTACTGTTTTGTAGCAATGAAGTCATTACGCTAACCTCCTGAACGTATGATGTCGTAATATGATTGCTAAAGTCAGTAAATGCCTCCGATCCCTTCAAATGCATGAATAGGAGGGAGGCACTACCGAACGACTTACTTATGAAATTATGATTTGGTGCGGTTAGGGTCTGCAATTTTGAAGTAAGAAGTAATTTCCTGAAGCTCTTCCGACATGGAAGACAGTTTATGGGACGACTCAATGATGGAATCCAGAGAAGCTTTTTGTTCCTCAACCGTTTGCACAATGTGAACACTGTTGCTGGCTGTCTTGCTTACGGTGGAAGAAAGTTCATCCGCTGTCGCCGTCATTTCCTGCGTACCGGCAGATATTTCCTCGGTAGCGCTGGATAC
Proteins encoded:
- a CDS encoding non-ribosomal peptide synthetase — protein: MTSLLQNSTQTAPSPFLVPLDFARLQRKYTYSAYQVELEPSISKLLHQQTTAEEQHALLLSVYAAWLHRLSAEEEVSFSTLVPQPGVLTASLTMEKNTTFHELTGLFQDMLHKPHAYLADPQADTSFSVNLLADEGAEPRIMDWAVIESNGTYQIQIRYDDSLLLETTVVRYAEYFELLLRGALTNSHALVDSIDILSEADRAAHEALNNTVVKYPEHQTIHGMFEEAASQYPDRPAIASHAGEYTYRELNERANQVARVLLSKGLAKGEFVTIFMERSLETVISLLGILKAGGVYVPVDPAHPADRSSYIVEDTRSPFVLTTSALAGQAAELCGSIETVKEILAINGPLAGYAASNPNVNVGPDDLAYVIYTSGSTGKPKGALIAHRGVVNLGAVVQRDCDITPQDVLTQFATYSFDASVWDTIGALFYGAKLYLLSSEERVSVEEFAEAIARTGTTIITILPTVFFNQLSTYLSDEGYRKLAKVRIVTVAGEALYGSQVRAFQSKFGTDTDIVNVYGPTECTVATTTHRVRGAVPEHVVNIPIGKPIYNYKVYIVNDDNKLCPINIPGEVCIATPALAHGYLHQPERTAQSFVDNPFVPGEKMYRSGDIAKLLPDGTIEYVSRKDSQLKIRGNRIEIGEIEDHFSKHPGVQDVSVVAVKDHTDQNMLVGYYTTSDGQSIPQDVIQSYIAGKLPSYFVPSHVVHLEAMPISPTGKIDRKKLALLPLPEASDSSYGGEPLREGTETLIAEAWTQVLDKANIGATDDFFLIGGDSLRVIHVLAILKPRYGALRIGDFFRYKTVRELAEYVEQLGTEQTPQRKALAVPQEKTDLNEHPIELSGTADIDELRDMNVVLLTGATGYLGSHILYDLLQRTEAKVYAMVRPSQDGPSGIERIQAVLTGYFGQDVSTLIEGRVKAVYGDLEQADLGLSAFDRHMLEQQIDGIIHSAADVRHFGDSAAFDRTNVTGTLELLKIAQAKPGVSFHHVSTMGIPEDLANEGQWESVLELSSFPDELQVDNLYTNSKLAAEKLLFQAAQSGTPVSIYRAGNLTAHSANGRFQRNIDSNAYYRMMKAMLLLGKAPQADWHTDFTPIDYASRAIVELSVHQKSANRIFHICNPNPLPYDELIAMVNQLGYAVDTMPFDDYSAWLLNPSSGIQEDALHLAMGQLEGDGAKDSAYRYSCPVTAALLDQAGVQCPTTDLEFIRNMIQHAVEIGYFPIASSVSTKATQR